Proteins found in one uncultured Desulfuromonas sp. genomic segment:
- a CDS encoding acetyl-CoA hydrolase/transferase C-terminal domain-containing protein — MSDFGSLENRVRRKALLDKVKSPEECVEFFKDGMDLGWSGFTPAGYPKAVPIALADHVEKNNLQGKMKFNLFIGASVGAETEDRWATLDMIDRRWPYQTGKNIAKGINEGRIRMGDKHLSLFAQDLGYGFYTPKIDIAIIEVSAITEECGLVPTSSCGVIGEILMIADKVIIEVNTGQPSFEGMHDCLIPQTPPNRQPFLISSSNDRIGTTAFPCDPDKIIAVVESKHRDKGRAFADMDQTSEAIAGHIMQFFGDEVKAGRLPENLLPLQSGVGSIANAVVGGLAKGPFKNLTVFTEVLQDTMLDLFDSGKLDAASACSLSLSEEPGFPRFFDNWDKYADKIVLRPLSISNAPEPIRRLGCIAMNTPVEFDMYAHANSTLVGGTRMINGLGGSGDFLRNGYLKIMHSPSVRPTKTDPYGITCVVPKAPHIDHTEHDLDVVVTEQGLADLRGLAPKDRAQAIIDKCVHPEYKPIIQEYFDMAKKETLAKGIGHEPQLFDRCFKMQQNLAQNGTMRVKNWDINIDLCE; from the coding sequence ATGTCTGATTTCGGAAGCCTCGAAAATCGTGTACGTCGCAAAGCCCTTCTCGACAAGGTAAAATCTCCAGAAGAGTGTGTCGAATTCTTCAAAGATGGTATGGACCTGGGTTGGTCTGGTTTTACCCCAGCCGGTTACCCCAAAGCGGTACCCATCGCTCTGGCTGATCACGTTGAAAAGAACAACCTGCAAGGCAAAATGAAATTCAACCTGTTCATCGGTGCTTCTGTGGGTGCAGAAACAGAGGATCGTTGGGCAACCCTGGATATGATCGATCGCCGCTGGCCTTACCAGACCGGTAAGAATATTGCCAAGGGGATCAACGAAGGTCGCATCCGTATGGGCGACAAGCACCTTTCTCTTTTCGCTCAAGACCTCGGTTACGGTTTCTACACCCCGAAAATCGACATCGCGATTATCGAAGTGTCGGCCATTACTGAAGAGTGCGGTCTGGTTCCGACCTCTTCCTGCGGTGTTATCGGTGAAATTCTGATGATTGCCGACAAGGTGATCATCGAGGTCAACACTGGACAGCCTTCTTTTGAAGGAATGCACGACTGCCTGATTCCGCAAACCCCGCCGAATCGCCAGCCGTTCTTGATCAGCAGCTCCAATGACCGCATCGGCACCACAGCCTTCCCTTGCGATCCGGATAAGATCATTGCCGTTGTTGAGTCCAAGCATCGTGACAAAGGTCGTGCGTTTGCCGACATGGATCAAACGTCTGAAGCGATTGCCGGCCACATCATGCAATTCTTTGGCGACGAAGTAAAAGCAGGTCGCCTGCCTGAAAACCTGCTGCCCCTGCAGTCCGGTGTTGGTTCCATCGCCAACGCGGTTGTCGGCGGTCTGGCCAAAGGTCCGTTTAAGAATCTGACGGTATTCACCGAAGTTCTTCAGGACACCATGCTCGACCTGTTCGATTCCGGTAAGCTGGATGCCGCATCAGCATGTTCTCTGTCGCTGTCTGAAGAGCCTGGTTTCCCACGTTTCTTTGACAACTGGGACAAGTATGCGGACAAAATCGTTCTGCGCCCCCTGTCTATCTCTAACGCACCTGAGCCGATTCGTCGTCTCGGTTGTATCGCCATGAACACGCCGGTTGAATTTGATATGTACGCCCATGCCAACTCCACTCTGGTTGGTGGTACACGCATGATCAACGGTCTCGGCGGCTCCGGCGACTTCCTGCGTAACGGTTACCTGAAGATTATGCACTCTCCTTCAGTGCGCCCGACCAAAACAGACCCGTATGGCATCACGTGCGTGGTTCCCAAGGCACCGCACATCGACCATACCGAGCACGACCTCGACGTTGTGGTTACCGAGCAAGGTCTCGCCGACCTGCGCGGCCTGGCACCGAAAGATCGTGCCCAGGCTATCATCGACAAGTGTGTGCATCCGGAGTACAAGCCGATTATTCAGGAATACTTCGACATGGCTAAGAAAGAAACCTTGGCCAAGGGGATCGGTCACGAGCCGCAACTGTTTGACCGTTGCTTCAAGATGCAGCAAAACCTCGCCCAGAATGGCACCATGCGTGTTAAAAACTGGGACATCAACATTGATCTGTGCGAATAA
- a CDS encoding tyrosine recombinase XerC — translation MTTWLDEFSRYLSVERNLASYTQTSYLRDVRAFCQFICDGDCQQLETLLPAVEKHTLRRWMAQLLKSNKKVTVARKVASVRAFYSFLHRQGYVEHNPALQVRLPRVERYLPTTLDVDYMYHLLDSPADSTLQSLRDRAAFELLYSSGLRVGELVALNVGDLDFDQALVRVLGKGGKQRIVPVGSKALQALTAYLEQRGATERDQPLLINRQGTRLSARTVQRNLKKKLLQLGLPTTATPHSLRHSFATHLLDEGADLRAIQEMLGHQSLSTTQKYTQVSTDRMMKEYDRAHPRSRKK, via the coding sequence ATGACAACGTGGCTTGATGAATTTTCACGCTATCTCAGTGTTGAACGCAATTTGGCGTCATATACCCAGACCAGCTACCTGCGCGATGTGAGGGCTTTCTGCCAATTTATCTGTGATGGGGACTGTCAGCAGCTTGAGACGTTGCTGCCGGCAGTCGAAAAACATACGCTGCGTCGATGGATGGCGCAATTACTCAAGAGCAATAAAAAGGTCACTGTGGCCCGTAAGGTCGCGTCAGTAAGAGCTTTTTACAGTTTTCTTCACCGCCAGGGATACGTTGAACACAACCCCGCACTACAGGTGCGTTTGCCACGGGTGGAGCGTTACCTGCCGACAACACTCGACGTAGATTACATGTACCACCTGCTTGATTCTCCAGCCGACAGCACCTTGCAGTCATTACGTGATCGTGCTGCCTTTGAGTTGCTCTACTCCAGTGGTCTGCGTGTTGGTGAGCTTGTAGCGTTAAACGTCGGTGATCTTGATTTTGATCAAGCTCTAGTGCGGGTGTTGGGGAAAGGGGGGAAACAACGCATTGTTCCCGTCGGTTCAAAGGCGTTGCAGGCGTTGACGGCTTATCTGGAACAGCGTGGGGCGACCGAGCGTGATCAGCCTTTATTGATCAATCGACAAGGCACACGTCTATCGGCCAGAACGGTTCAGCGTAATTTGAAAAAGAAGCTGCTGCAGCTCGGGTTGCCGACGACGGCAACGCCGCACTCGTTGCGCCACAGTTTTGCCACCCATCTGCTTGATGAAGGCGCGGATCTCAGAGCGATTCAAGAGATGCTCGGACACCAATCGCTATCGACAACGCAAAAATACACCCAGGTCAGTACAGATCGGATGATGAAAGAATATGACCGCGCTCATCCGCGCAGTCGAAAAAAATAG
- a CDS encoding SAM-dependent methyltransferase, which translates to MTEQLHNTSNVLLEQIIADDVSQRGGLSFCDYMQHCLYHPQHGYYMAARQRVGAKGDFFTSSSVHSLFGALIARQLHQMWQLLGSGSFTVVEQGAGDGFLALDILETLQADYPRMYALIRYVLIDVSADNRRRQREHLCRHAEKVSWQNFDELGPFAGCFLSNELLDAFAVHVVEKHDGHLQEVYVVQGGQGLEEELRPVDNPQFLRHFDLVDAGVMEGCRGEVCLAVQPWVESVAAKLEQGFVLTIDYGYPAQELYAPFRRQGTLLCYYQHTANDNPYQNIGCQDITSHVDFTLLQRCGEHVGLETLHFTEQYRFLIGLGFVEELLRLQAEETDPQKAMALRMTLKNLILPDGGMGETFKVLIQGKGVGRPELLCQRKISDISAAFT; encoded by the coding sequence ATGACAGAACAGCTTCACAACACTTCGAATGTCTTGTTGGAACAAATTATCGCTGACGATGTATCGCAACGCGGTGGTCTATCCTTCTGTGATTATATGCAGCACTGTCTCTACCATCCTCAGCATGGTTATTACATGGCTGCTCGTCAACGTGTTGGCGCCAAAGGGGATTTTTTTACGTCATCGTCCGTTCACAGTCTGTTCGGCGCTCTTATCGCACGTCAGTTGCATCAAATGTGGCAGCTGCTGGGCAGTGGTTCCTTTACCGTTGTTGAACAAGGTGCCGGTGACGGGTTTCTTGCCCTTGATATTCTTGAAACTCTCCAGGCTGACTATCCACGGATGTACGCTCTCATCCGTTATGTTCTTATTGACGTTAGCGCTGATAATCGCCGCAGACAGCGGGAACACCTGTGCCGCCATGCTGAAAAGGTTTCGTGGCAGAACTTTGATGAATTGGGACCCTTTGCCGGATGTTTTCTGAGTAACGAGCTTCTTGATGCCTTTGCGGTTCATGTGGTTGAAAAACACGATGGTCACCTGCAAGAGGTTTATGTTGTTCAAGGGGGACAGGGGCTGGAAGAAGAGTTGCGTCCGGTGGATAATCCTCAATTTTTACGACATTTCGATCTGGTGGACGCTGGTGTCATGGAGGGCTGCCGCGGTGAGGTCTGCCTCGCTGTGCAACCATGGGTGGAGTCGGTCGCGGCAAAACTTGAACAAGGGTTTGTGCTGACCATCGATTACGGCTATCCGGCCCAGGAACTCTATGCGCCGTTTCGTCGACAGGGCACTTTGCTGTGCTATTATCAACATACAGCCAACGACAATCCCTATCAGAATATCGGCTGTCAGGATATCACCAGCCACGTTGATTTTACCTTGCTGCAGAGATGTGGTGAACATGTCGGTCTGGAAACTTTGCACTTTACGGAGCAATACCGCTTCCTGATCGGATTGGGTTTTGTCGAAGAATTGCTTCGCCTGCAAGCTGAGGAGACCGATCCGCAGAAAGCCATGGCTTTACGCATGACCTTGAAGAATTTGATTTTGCCGGATGGGGGCATGGGGGAGACGTTTAAAGTTTTGATTCAGGGCAAGGGTGTTGGTCGGCCCGAATTGCTCTGCCAACGAAAAATTAGTGATATTTCGGCCGCTTTTACTTAA
- a CDS encoding NifU family protein: MKEQIEAALDEVRPTLLADGGNVELVDVSDDGVVSVKLVGACGSCPMSTVTLKMGIERILLEKVPGVKEVVQVP; encoded by the coding sequence ATGAAAGAGCAAATTGAAGCAGCACTGGATGAAGTCCGCCCGACCTTACTGGCTGATGGTGGTAATGTTGAACTTGTTGATGTCAGTGATGATGGTGTTGTCAGTGTGAAACTTGTTGGCGCGTGTGGCTCCTGTCCCATGTCGACAGTCACGTTAAAGATGGGCATTGAGCGGATTTTGCTGGAAAAGGTTCCGGGTGTCAAAGAAGTTGTTCAAGTGCCGTAA
- a CDS encoding alpha/beta fold hydrolase: MTKIVLVVLVALAILIAVCVLFSGVLFWYERANQDSKLLDQRFQLSRWSRILKIYTLEYLVTLASLLIYPLGLQNSKYPQRAKERPIVLLIHGLYLNRASSFYLQKRLKQGERHIITLNLPPWREVETLTECIDRVVHTLRQDDFTGSIDLVGHSLGGLIARNYVQRRGGDKHIRRCITVGAPHFGSKLVPFSISKTARQLAPDSLFIEQLSQSEWPESVDFYSIFSPLDNIVLPPGRSKHPAACNIEIANSGHVTLWYHTQTIRHLRQILTNGKTHD, translated from the coding sequence TTGACCAAAATTGTTCTCGTCGTCCTCGTTGCGCTAGCAATTTTAATTGCCGTCTGCGTCCTGTTCAGCGGCGTTCTTTTCTGGTACGAACGAGCCAATCAGGATTCGAAATTACTCGATCAACGCTTTCAGCTATCGCGCTGGTCTCGAATACTAAAAATTTATACTCTCGAATATTTAGTCACCCTGGCATCCCTACTCATCTATCCTTTGGGTCTGCAGAATTCCAAATATCCCCAAAGAGCCAAAGAGCGTCCCATTGTCCTGTTAATCCACGGATTATATCTTAATCGAGCCAGTAGCTTTTACCTGCAAAAACGACTCAAACAAGGCGAGCGCCATATCATTACTCTGAATTTACCACCATGGAGAGAGGTGGAAACGTTGACGGAATGTATTGACCGAGTGGTCCACACATTGCGTCAGGATGATTTTACCGGCTCAATAGATCTCGTGGGGCACTCTTTAGGCGGGCTGATCGCTCGAAATTACGTGCAGCGGCGCGGTGGCGACAAGCATATTCGCCGGTGCATCACGGTTGGAGCGCCCCATTTCGGCTCAAAACTCGTCCCTTTTTCCATCTCAAAAACGGCACGCCAGTTAGCGCCAGACAGTCTCTTTATTGAACAACTCAGCCAATCGGAATGGCCTGAATCGGTGGACTTTTATTCCATTTTCAGCCCACTTGACAACATCGTCTTGCCTCCAGGAAGAAGTAAACATCCAGCAGCGTGTAACATTGAAATAGCCAACAGTGGCCATGTCACACTGTGGTACCATACGCAAACGATTCGCCACCTTCGCCAGATTCTAACCAACGGAAAGACGCATGATTGA
- the bamD gene encoding outer membrane protein assembly factor BamD, with translation MQRTLILLLTLLALAACSSNKSATQTASPATSEAMRELQKGEIAMEKEHYLAAIEHWQKVRDSFTSPELTALAELKIGDAYYAKEDYISAVASYEDFLKKHPGHTQTASVMYRLGKSHFAQLLSADRDQTATRNALATFEQLLKNYPESVDTQELNNYIEQCHNRLAANEAYVGRFYLKTKRYTAAINRLEDITSTYPNYPELSGVLFDLARAQKFDGKSDQAMATLSLLQQRPVDEELQEEINEFREDHNI, from the coding sequence ATGCAACGGACCCTTATACTTCTCCTGACCCTTCTGGCCCTTGCGGCCTGTTCATCCAACAAGTCCGCAACTCAGACCGCATCACCGGCCACCAGTGAAGCCATGCGCGAGCTGCAGAAGGGTGAGATTGCCATGGAGAAAGAGCATTACCTTGCGGCCATCGAACACTGGCAAAAAGTTCGCGACAGCTTCACCTCACCCGAGTTGACCGCACTGGCCGAACTGAAGATTGGCGACGCGTATTACGCAAAAGAAGACTATATCTCCGCCGTCGCTTCGTACGAAGACTTTCTTAAGAAGCATCCCGGTCACACACAGACAGCATCGGTGATGTATCGTTTAGGGAAATCACATTTTGCCCAACTCCTCAGTGCTGACCGAGACCAGACAGCAACACGAAACGCTTTGGCAACATTTGAGCAACTGCTGAAAAACTATCCAGAGAGCGTCGACACTCAGGAGCTGAACAACTACATTGAGCAGTGTCATAACCGCTTGGCAGCCAATGAAGCCTACGTCGGTCGTTTCTACTTAAAAACAAAGCGCTATACAGCGGCAATCAACCGCCTGGAAGACATCACCAGCACCTATCCGAACTATCCGGAGCTGAGCGGGGTTCTGTTTGATCTGGCTCGCGCCCAGAAATTCGATGGTAAGTCAGATCAGGCCATGGCAACCTTGAGCCTTCTTCAGCAACGCCCTGTGGATGAAGAACTGCAAGAAGAGATCAACGAATTCCGCGAAGACCACAACATCTAA
- a CDS encoding acetyl-CoA hydrolase/transferase C-terminal domain-containing protein — MSEFGTLESRVHRKALLDKVVSAEECIQFFKSGMDLGWSGFTPAGYPKAVPIALADHVEKNNLQGQLKFNLFIGASVGAETEDRWASLDMIDRRWPYQTGKNIAKGINEGRIRMGDKHLSLFAQDLGYGFYTPKIDIAIIEVSEILADGSLVPTASCGVIGEILMIADKIILEVNTGQPSFRGMHDCIIPQTPPNRQPFLISKASDRIGTESFPCDPDKIIAVVESKNRDKGRAFADADETSEAIASHIMQFFGDEVKAGRLPESLLPLQSGVGSIANAVVGGLAKGPFKNLTVYTEVLQDTMLDLFDSGKLDAASSCSLSLSETPGFPRFFDNWDKYADKITLRPLSIANAPEPIRRLGCIAMNTPVEFDMYAHANSTLVGGTRMINGLGGSGDFLRNGYLKIMHSPSVRPSKTDPTGITCVVPKAPHVDHTEHDLDVLVTEQGLADLRGLAPKERAQTIIDKCVHPEYKPIIQEYFDMAKKECLAKSVGHEPQLFDRCFKMQQNLAQNGTMKIKNWDIKVDLCE, encoded by the coding sequence ATGTCTGAGTTTGGAACGCTAGAAAGTCGTGTGCACCGCAAGGCGCTGCTCGACAAAGTAGTTTCCGCTGAAGAATGCATCCAGTTCTTTAAAAGCGGTATGGACCTTGGCTGGTCTGGTTTCACCCCGGCCGGTTACCCCAAAGCGGTACCCATCGCCCTGGCTGACCACGTTGAAAAAAACAACTTGCAAGGTCAATTGAAATTCAACCTGTTTATTGGCGCCTCAGTTGGCGCTGAGACGGAAGACCGCTGGGCATCGCTCGACATGATTGACCGCCGCTGGCCTTACCAGACGGGTAAGAACATCGCCAAAGGAATCAATGAAGGCCGCATCCGCATGGGCGACAAGCACCTTTCCTTGTTTGCCCAAGATCTTGGCTACGGTTTCTACACACCCAAAATCGACATTGCCATCATCGAAGTTTCTGAAATTCTTGCTGATGGCTCTCTGGTTCCGACCGCTTCTTGTGGTGTTATCGGCGAGATCCTGATGATCGCCGACAAAATCATCCTTGAAGTCAACACCGGACAACCTTCTTTCCGCGGCATGCACGACTGCATCATTCCCCAAACACCGCCGAATCGCCAACCGTTCCTGATCAGCAAAGCAAGTGATCGTATCGGCACAGAGTCTTTCCCCTGCGATCCGGACAAAATCATTGCCGTTGTTGAATCTAAGAACCGCGACAAAGGTCGTGCCTTTGCTGATGCTGATGAAACGTCTGAAGCGATTGCCAGCCACATCATGCAATTCTTCGGTGACGAAGTTAAAGCGGGCCGTCTGCCTGAAAGCCTGCTGCCCCTGCAGTCTGGTGTTGGTTCCATCGCTAACGCCGTTGTTGGCGGTCTGGCCAAAGGTCCCTTCAAGAACCTGACTGTTTACACCGAGGTTCTCCAGGACACCATGCTTGACCTGTTCGATTCCGGCAAACTGGATGCAGCGTCTTCCTGCTCACTGTCCCTGTCCGAAACTCCGGGCTTCCCCCGCTTCTTCGACAACTGGGACAAATATGCCGATAAAATCACCCTTCGCCCTCTGTCCATCGCCAATGCTCCTGAGCCGATCCGTCGTCTCGGCTGTATTGCCATGAACACACCGGTTGAGTTTGATATGTATGCCCACGCCAACTCCACACTTGTTGGTGGCACCCGCATGATCAACGGTCTCGGCGGCTCCGGCGACTTCTTGCGCAACGGCTATCTGAAGATTATGCACTCCCCTTCAGTGCGTCCGAGCAAAACCGACCCGACCGGCATCACCTGTGTGGTTCCCAAAGCACCGCACGTTGACCACACCGAGCACGACCTTGACGTGCTGGTTACCGAGCAAGGCCTTGCTGACTTGCGTGGTTTGGCTCCGAAAGAGCGTGCTCAAACCATCATCGACAAGTGTGTGCATCCGGAGTACAAGCCAATCATTCAGGAGTACTTCGACATGGCCAAAAAAGAATGCCTGGCCAAGAGCGTTGGTCACGAGCCCCAACTGTTCGATCGCTGCTTTAAAATGCAACAGAACTTGGCTCAGAACGGCACCATGAAAATCAAAAACTGGGATATCAAAGTCGACCTGTGCGAATAA
- a CDS encoding secondary thiamine-phosphate synthase enzyme YjbQ yields MIEITSQHRDQMINITSLIAKHIREQGYIDGVIVLFVRHTTAALTINENADPDVVTDLLVTLDKKIPWRDNYRHAEGNSAAHLKTSLMGSSETVIVRNGALQLGTWQGIYFCEFDGPRRRQVDLQWLPATV; encoded by the coding sequence ATGATTGAAATCACCAGCCAACACCGCGACCAGATGATTAACATCACCAGCCTGATTGCCAAACATATTCGCGAACAGGGTTACATCGATGGCGTTATCGTTTTGTTTGTTCGCCACACCACAGCGGCACTAACGATCAATGAGAATGCGGACCCGGATGTGGTGACGGACCTACTTGTCACATTGGATAAAAAGATCCCCTGGCGCGACAACTACCGACATGCCGAAGGAAACAGCGCCGCTCATTTAAAAACCAGCCTGATGGGCTCCAGCGAAACCGTTATCGTCCGCAATGGCGCGTTACAATTGGGCACTTGGCAGGGAATCTATTTTTGTGAATTTGATGGCCCACGCCGACGTCAGGTTGATCTGCAATGGCTTCCCGCAACCGTGTAG
- the rpoH gene encoding RNA polymerase sigma factor RpoH translates to MSNLPLVIDGFDHYMAQISQFEPLDRETEYELAQRYRKHNDLDAVHKLVCANLRFVVKIAYEYRAYGLKMIDLVQEGNIGLMKAIKKFDPDRNIRLISYAVWWIRAYIHNYIINAWSLVKIGTTQARKKLFFKLKQTRDALQKMGVDADHSEIARQLNVSTDEVAEMSARLGGRDSSLDGQLTPDSTTSHLDNLVDNQKNQEQQLIELEHENLTNHRIQQALSHLNEREQHIVHNRILQDDKATLQDLADHYGISKERVRQLEKRALEKLRGFLIEQGINAA, encoded by the coding sequence ATGTCAAATCTCCCCTTGGTTATTGACGGTTTTGACCATTACATGGCTCAAATCAGCCAGTTTGAACCTCTGGACCGTGAGACCGAGTACGAGCTGGCTCAACGCTACCGCAAACACAACGATCTTGATGCCGTTCACAAACTGGTGTGTGCCAACCTGCGTTTTGTCGTCAAGATCGCCTATGAATACCGGGCCTACGGTCTGAAAATGATCGACCTGGTCCAAGAAGGCAATATCGGCTTGATGAAAGCCATCAAAAAATTCGACCCGGATCGCAACATCCGTCTGATCAGCTATGCGGTATGGTGGATACGGGCTTACATTCACAACTACATCATCAACGCTTGGTCGCTGGTCAAAATCGGCACGACCCAAGCCCGCAAAAAACTCTTTTTCAAACTTAAACAAACGCGTGATGCCTTGCAAAAGATGGGTGTTGATGCCGATCATAGCGAAATCGCTCGTCAGCTCAACGTATCGACCGATGAAGTGGCTGAAATGAGTGCCCGCCTCGGCGGTCGAGACAGCTCACTGGATGGCCAGCTTACGCCAGACAGTACCACCAGCCATCTGGACAACCTGGTCGACAACCAAAAAAACCAGGAGCAACAGCTCATTGAACTCGAGCACGAAAACCTGACCAATCACCGCATCCAGCAGGCACTATCGCATCTGAATGAACGGGAGCAGCACATCGTACACAATCGAATACTGCAGGATGATAAGGCCACGTTACAAGATCTTGCTGATCATTACGGGATCAGCAAGGAGAGAGTTCGCCAACTGGAAAAACGCGCTCTTGAAAAACTCAGAGGCTTCCTGATTGAACAAGGAATTAACGCCGCATAA
- a CDS encoding TolC family protein codes for MKNQTVPPKRIVSYLAALLCLYCVSSTSWAIEQDILGVPEAITQDIRQRNPLISSAFYDWQALQHRVAPARSLDDPQLSFALSNYPVDSLRGNESAMTGNEIRLFQPIPYPGKRDQRGNVAQENANSAEARYLDQRARSVAQGRKAYYALWYIERSRQRIKDELVELDYLMTLAESRYRSGLESQAGVVDAQLIVSQLREQLIQLEQQQREHLALLNQLRSRPPEYGVSVPETLPLTPLEDNSDWWQHIGQQARSSSPRARQYQAQIRRAEHLKTLADLDRYPDFTVGFSYRQRQATAMDDGTDFVGAELRFNLPVFQDKQREQIAAAQSQQRGAADRWQEYQQRVDQKIFALRTRLHSTQQREALYRSGILAQAQLHYRSRLSAYENDLESFTNVLKSLESWRQRLQDYDAVRRDHQVALATLVELAGDDMVSSLPLTEKEM; via the coding sequence ATGAAGAATCAAACGGTGCCGCCAAAAAGAATTGTGTCTTATCTCGCTGCTTTGTTATGCCTCTATTGCGTCAGCAGCACCTCCTGGGCGATTGAGCAGGATATTCTTGGTGTCCCTGAGGCCATTACTCAGGACATCCGTCAGCGTAATCCGCTGATAAGCAGTGCTTTTTATGACTGGCAAGCCCTGCAGCATCGGGTGGCTCCTGCGCGTTCACTGGACGACCCACAACTTTCCTTTGCTCTGAGCAACTATCCTGTTGACAGCTTGCGTGGCAACGAAAGTGCCATGACCGGCAATGAAATCCGGCTGTTTCAGCCCATTCCCTATCCGGGAAAACGCGATCAACGCGGCAACGTCGCGCAGGAAAATGCCAATTCGGCAGAAGCGCGCTATCTGGATCAGAGAGCGCGAAGCGTGGCTCAGGGGCGCAAAGCCTATTACGCACTGTGGTATATCGAGCGTTCCCGCCAACGGATTAAAGATGAGTTGGTGGAATTGGACTATTTGATGACGTTGGCGGAAAGCCGCTATCGCTCCGGTCTCGAATCCCAGGCCGGTGTCGTTGATGCACAGTTGATCGTCTCCCAACTGCGTGAACAGTTGATTCAGCTTGAACAGCAGCAACGGGAACATCTGGCCTTGTTAAACCAACTGCGCAGCCGTCCGCCGGAATACGGTGTGTCCGTGCCGGAAACACTTCCCCTGACTCCTTTGGAAGACAACAGCGACTGGTGGCAACATATTGGTCAGCAAGCGCGATCATCCAGTCCGCGTGCCCGCCAGTATCAGGCACAGATTCGTCGTGCCGAACACCTGAAAACTCTCGCAGATCTGGACCGTTATCCGGACTTTACCGTTGGGTTTAGCTATCGTCAACGTCAGGCAACTGCCATGGATGACGGCACTGACTTTGTCGGCGCGGAGCTGCGTTTTAATCTGCCTGTTTTTCAGGACAAACAACGCGAACAGATTGCGGCGGCCCAGTCGCAACAGCGCGGCGCGGCTGATCGTTGGCAGGAGTATCAGCAGCGAGTGGATCAGAAGATCTTTGCGTTGCGCACCCGATTGCACAGCACGCAACAACGCGAAGCACTGTACCGATCGGGCATTCTGGCCCAGGCGCAGCTGCATTATCGTTCCCGGCTTAGCGCCTATGAAAACGATCTGGAAAGTTTCACCAATGTCTTGAAAAGTCTCGAATCCTGGCGGCAACGCCTCCAGGACTACGATGCTGTACGGCGTGATCATCAAGTGGCCTTGGCAACCCTGGTAGAGCTGGCGGGTGATGACATGGTGTCCTCTTTACCGTTAACCGAAAAGGAGATGTGA
- the glpX gene encoding class II fructose-bisphosphatase: MDRSLALELARVTEAAAVACGRWVGRGDKISADDAATTAMRQTLGMMDIDGTVVIGEGEMDEAPMLYIGEKVGNDSGPKVDIAVDPLEGTILCSKGGPGAIATIALAPAGGFLHAPDMYMEKIIVGPEAKGCIDINDLPSNNLKRMAEAKRCNIEDLTVVLLDRPRHDEAVADIRKVGARIKLISDGDVAPAVATGIPDSGIDMVLGVGGAPEGVLAAAAVKCFGGDMQARLVFTTDEERERAPKMGITDFDKIYTAEELAGGDVFFAASGVTSGDLLKGVRYFSGGAQTQTIVMRSKSRTIRFIDSYHYLEHKPGFES, encoded by the coding sequence ATGGATAGAAGTCTGGCTCTGGAACTTGCCCGCGTCACCGAAGCTGCTGCCGTCGCCTGTGGGCGCTGGGTTGGACGCGGCGATAAGATTTCCGCCGATGATGCGGCAACCACAGCCATGCGTCAAACGTTGGGAATGATGGATATTGACGGCACTGTCGTCATTGGCGAAGGGGAGATGGACGAGGCACCGATGCTGTACATTGGTGAAAAAGTCGGTAACGACAGCGGCCCCAAAGTTGATATCGCGGTTGACCCTCTTGAGGGAACAATCCTGTGCTCCAAGGGGGGGCCGGGTGCCATTGCCACGATTGCCCTCGCTCCTGCCGGCGGCTTTCTTCACGCACCGGATATGTACATGGAAAAAATCATTGTCGGCCCTGAGGCGAAGGGCTGCATTGACATCAACGACCTTCCTTCCAACAATCTTAAGCGGATGGCTGAAGCAAAGCGTTGCAACATTGAAGACCTCACCGTGGTCCTGCTCGACCGCCCCCGTCACGATGAAGCGGTCGCGGACATTCGCAAAGTGGGTGCCCGGATCAAGCTGATCAGTGATGGCGATGTTGCCCCTGCCGTAGCCACAGGGATTCCGGACAGTGGAATTGACATGGTTCTGGGCGTTGGCGGCGCCCCTGAAGGTGTTTTAGCGGCGGCAGCCGTCAAGTGCTTTGGTGGCGATATGCAGGCTCGCCTGGTTTTCACCACGGATGAAGAACGTGAACGCGCACCCAAAATGGGCATTACCGATTTTGACAAGATCTATACGGCTGAAGAGCTCGCTGGTGGTGACGTCTTTTTTGCCGCCAGCGGTGTCACCAGCGGCGACCTGCTCAAAGGGGTTCGCTATTTTTCTGGTGGTGCTCAGACGCAGACCATTGTCATGCGTTCGAAGAGCCGCACAATACGCTTCATTGATTCTTACCACTATCTGGAGCACAAGCCGGGTTTTGAGAGCTGA